Proteins found in one Anopheles aquasalis chromosome 3, idAnoAquaMG_Q_19, whole genome shotgun sequence genomic segment:
- the LOC126577015 gene encoding toll-like receptor Tollo, which produces MFFESSLDSSSSSSPPSSSSSSSSSSSSTSSSAGTSGLFLSSVPGLLRLSIDHCKIKYIPANAFATLKVLKALALSTHNVHWSTMNLELHPDSFRGLSELKELELADSNIWALPSEVFCPLQKLRVLNLTTNRLSDLTQLGLSDWGKGPTAPGKACNTGLEVLDLSGNDLTLLPDNGLSALRSLSALHLQRNLLKEIADRAFVGLGTLETLNLADNKLTALTPELFVSSRKIRQVYLQNNSLSVLAPGVFEGLDRLETLDLSHNQLTSVWVKRDTFAGQVRLVVLNLGHNQLSKVDQHVFKGLYSLQILNLEHNAIELIADGAFGDLKNLHALFLSHNRLRQVEPYHFSELYVLHQLILESNQIAYIHERAFENLTHLHDLSLNDNRLEEIPSGMKSLKFLQSLDLGKNQIAEINNASFEGLEELMGLRLVDNQIREISRDTFFALSTIHVLNLASNRIRHIDQSAFSSNPTLRAIRLDNNELEDVSGVFTSLSSLVYLNISDNRIAWFDYSHYPHSLEWLDIHKNNISELGNRYDVGTWFLLKMLDVSHNRLREINSSSFPRNIETILLNNNELEEIAPETFTGKENIVKVVLYGNRLRRIEMASLALTPMPDTRVLPEFYLGDNLIHCDCTMEWLQRINELAYLRQYPQVKDLDSVQCTMEHERGEQRRPLMSMRASEFLCRYDSHCFATCHCCDFDACDCKMACPDRCSCYHDTAWESNIVDCGSAGLSLVPAKIPMDATDIYLDGNNLGALGSHVFIGKKKLKALFLNGSRIESLNNKTFAGIPALEVLHLESNGLEMLTGAEFEQLRELKELYLHENALTAIGNKSFLYQKSLEVLTLSDNRLVGLKPWELLPAGSSDGVTLNGNQLDCGCGTMPRLLEWLDRQFRNMSRTEPPVSELRCSKDLFLPDAISRCEQQLHQQRGSSGGAPGGGGGGVPVATPTVQRTIIDEDFIDYLPLLIAVLAGLLLTVLLVTLVLIFRQDVYLWAHSRYGVRLCKDPLSALERCEDNEKLYDAYFVYSAADADMVSGPIGQELEHNGYGMCLHYRDVHGTASFLGDSMQSAADASRKLILFISVKFLQLEWSQPEFRAALQAVLELVRPSRRKQRLILITSVPGAMLSMDPIMDILARTCTVISWDDRRFWDKLRFAMPDIGKGDPVNKSSHRKNINIRYTPAPTNNLMVGGAASAPSATTWPKRLNSEVCIQQQQQHHLAHHQQPYPVPQPRTSMGHGSSTYNTEDDDGPSTAASSPQYEAPTHPGGVYPGSHLHPVQYQHSVGTGVGQSHIPSSQSPHLPQTMPHPHHHHHHHPHHHHHHHPSGGGGGPGAPNFNCATGTLGHVYSTIPEPQYNQSIHSSSSIGGSQSQQQQHQQQQQQQQQQGQPHLPAAGSSRLLPPNGDHGNRPYFV; this is translated from the coding sequence ATGTTCTTCGAAAGTTCCTTAgactcatcgtcgtcctcgtccccgccgtcgtcgtcgtcgtcttcttcctcttcctcttcatcgaCATCCTCGTCAGCGGGCACTTCCGGTCTGTTTCTCAGTTCCGTGCCCGGACTGCTGCGGTTGTCGATCGACCACTGCAAGATCAAGTACATCCCGGCGAACGCGTTCGCCACGCTCAAGGTGCTGAAGGCCCTCGCGCTGAGCACACACAACGTGCACTGGTCAACGATGAACCTGGAGCTGCATCCGGACAGTTTCCGGGGGTTGTCCGAGCTGAAGGAGCTGGAACTCGCGGATAGTAACATCTGGGCGCTGCCATCGGAAGTGTTTTGTCCGTTGCAGAAACTGCGCGTCCTCAAtctcaccaccaaccggctCAGTGATCTGACGCAACTGGGCCTCTCCGACTGGGGCAAGGGACCAACGGCACCCGGGAAAGCCTGCAATACCGGACTGGAGGTGCTGGACCTCTCCGGCAACGATCTGACGCTGCTGCCCGATAACGGGCTGAGTGCACTGCGATCACTGAGTGCGCTGCACCTGCAGCGCAATCTGCTGAAAGAGATCGCCGATCGGGCCTTCGTTGGGCTGGGGACGCTCGAGACGCTGAATTTGGCCGACAATAAGCTAACGGCCCTGACGCCGGAGCTGTTTGTTTCGTCACGCAAAATACGCCAGGTGTATCTGCAGAACAACTCACTCTCGGTGCTGGCACCGGGTGTGTTCGAGGGGCTGGACCGGCTCGAGACGCTCGATCTGTCGCACAACCAGCTGACGTCGGTGTGGGTGAAGCGGGATACGTTCGCGGGCCAGGTACGGCTCGTGGTGCTCAATCTCGGCCACAACCAGCTGTCCAAGGTGGACCAGCACGTGTTTAAGGGGCTGTACAGTTTGCAGATACTGAACCTGGAGCACAACGCGATCGAGCTGATCGCCGATGGGGCGTTTGGGGATCTGAAGAACCTGCACGCCCTCTTTCTGTCCCACAATCGGTTGCGACAGGTCGAACCGTACCACTTCTCGGAGCTGTACGTGCTGCATCAGTTGATCCTGGAGTCGAATCAGATTGCGTACATCCACGAGCGAGCGTTCGAGAACTTGACACACCTGCACGATCTTAGTTTGAACGATAACCGGCTGGAAGAGATACCGTCCGGTATGAAGAGCCTAAAGTTTCTGCAGTCACTCGATCTCGGTAAGAACCAGATCGCTGAGATCAACAATGCGTCGTTCGAGGGACTGGAGGAGCTGATGGGGTTGCGGTTGGTGGACAACCAAATTCGGGAGATCTCGCGCGATACCTTCTTTGCGCTGTCGACGATCCACGTACTGAATCTGGCCTCGAACCGTATCCGGCACATTGACCAGTCGGCGTTTAGCTCGAATCCGACGTTGCGAGCGATCCGGCTGGATAACAACGAGCTGGAGGATGTGTCGGGTGTGTTTACGTCCCTGTCGTCGCTGGTCTATCTGAACATTTCGGACAATCGGATCGCCTGGTTCGATTACTCGCACTATCCGCACTCGCTCGAGTGGCTTGACATCCACAAGAACAATATCAGTGAGCTGGGTAATCGGTATGATGTGGGGACGTGGTTCCTGCTTAAGATGCTCGATGTCTCGCACAACCGGCTCCGGGAGATCAACTCGAGTTCGTTCCCGCGCAACATCGAAACGATTCTGCTGAACAACAACGAGCTGGAGGAGATCGCACCGGAAACATTCACCGGTAAGGAGAACATCGTAAAGGTGGTCCTGTACGGTAATCGATTGCGACGGATTGAGATGGCCTCGCTGGCGCTAACACCGATGCCTGATACTCGTGTCCTGCCCGAATTCTACCTTGGTGATAATCTCATCCACTGCGACTGTACGATGGAGTGGTTGCAGCGTATCAACGAGCTTGCTTACTTGCGTCAGTATCCGCAGGTGAAAGACTTGGATTCGGTCCAGTGTACGATGGAGCATGAGAGGGGTGAGCAGCGGCGTCCACTGATGTCGATGCGGGCCAGTGAGTTCCTGTGCCGGTACGATAGCCACTGTTTCGCCACCTGCCACTGTTGTGACTTTGATGCTTGTGATTGTAAAATGGCGTGTCCGGATCGGTGTAGCTGCTATCACGATACGGCCTGGGAGTCGAACATTGTGGACTGTGGATCGGCCGGACTGTCGCTAGTGCCGGCAAAGATCCCGATGGACGCGACGGACATCTATCTCGATGGGAACAATCTGGGTGCCCTTGGAAGCCACGTGTTCAttgggaagaagaagctgaaagCGCTGTTCCTCAACGGTAGCCGGATTGAGTCACTGAACAACAAGACCTTCGCGGGCATTCCCGCCCTTGAGGTGCTTCATCTCGAGAGCAATGGACTGGAGATGCTGACGGGGGCCGAGTTTGAGCAGCTGCGTGAACTGAAGGAACTGTATCTGCACGAGAACGCGCTCACCGCCATCGGTAACAAGTCGTTCCTGTACCAGAAGTCACTGGAGGTGCTGACATTGTCGGATAATCGGCTCGTTGGACTCAAACCATGGGAACTACTGCCTGCTGGTAGTTCCGATGGAGTCACTCTGAACGGGAATCAATTGGATTGTGGTTGCGGCACGATGCCACGGCTGCTGGAGTGGCTCGATCGACAATTCCGGAACATGTCCCGGACAGAACCTCCTGTGAGTGAGTTACGTTGCTCGAAGGATCTATTCCTACCGGATGCGATTAGTCGCTGTGAGCAGCAACTTCACCAGCAGAGAGGATCCAGTGGTGGCGCtcctggaggtggtggtgggggtgttCCCGTGGCCACACCAACCGTTCAGCGTACGATCATCGACGAGGACTTTATCGACTATCTGCCACTGTTGATAGCGGTTCTGGCCGGGTTACTACTGACCGTGCTGCTCGTTACGCTGGTCCTCATCTTTCGCCAGGATGTGTACCTGTGGGCACACTCCCGGTACGGTGTGCGGCTCTGCAAGGATCCCCTGAGCGCCCTGGAACGCTGCGAAGACAACGAGAAGCTGTACGATGCGTACTTCGTGTACAGTGCGGCCGATGCCGATATGGTCAGTGGTCCGATCGGTCAGGAACTGGAGCACAACGGATATGGGATGTGTCTGCACTATCGGGACGTACACGGGACGGCTAGCTTCCTCGGTGATTCGATGCAATCGGCGGCGGATGCTTCACGGAAGCTCATCCTCTTCATCAGCGTCAAGTTCCTGCAGCTCGAGTGGTCTCAGCCCGAGTTCCGTGCGGCACTGCAGGCAGTGCTGGAGTTGGTACGACCGTCGAGGCGCAAGCAGCgtctcatcctcatcacctCCGTACCGGGCGCGATGCTGTCGATGGATCCGATCATGGACATACTCGCCCGCACCTGTACCGTCATTTCGTGGGATGATCGACGGTTTTGGGATAAGCTGCGGTTCGCCATGCCCGACATCGGCAAGGGCGATCCGGTAAACAAGTCATCGCACCGGAAGAACATCAACATCCGGTACACGCCGGCACCGACCAACAATCtgatggtgggtggtgcgGCTTCGGCACCTTCCGCCACTACGTGGCCAAAGCGACTCAACTCCGAGGTgtgcatccagcagcaacagcagcaccacttggcacaccaccagcaaccgtaTCCGGTTCCACAGCCACGGACCAGCATGGGGCACGGTAGTAGTACTTACAACACGGAGGATGACGATGGTCCTTCGACGGCTGCCTCATCACCGCAGTACGAGGCTCCAACGCACCCGGGCGGTGTCTATCCGGGCAGCCATCTGCATCCCGTGCAGTATCAGCATTCCGTCGGAACGGGCGTCGGTCAGTCGCACATTCCGTCCTCGCAGTCACCTCACCTTCCGCAGACAATGCCccatcctcaccatcatcatcaccatcatccacaccatcatcaccatcatcatcctagtggtggtggtggtggcccgggGGCTCCAAACTTTAACTGCGCAACGGGAACGCTCGGTCACGTGTACTCTACCATTCCGGAGCCACAGTACAACCAGTCCATACACTCGTCATCCTCGATCGGTGGTAGtcaaagccagcagcagcagcatcagcagcagcagcagcagcagcagcaacaggggcAACCACATCTTCCGGCAGCTGGCTCATCTCGCCTTCTGCCACCAAACGGTGATCACGGCAATCGGCCATATTTTGTGTAA